The Pseudorca crassidens isolate mPseCra1 chromosome 16, mPseCra1.hap1, whole genome shotgun sequence genome includes the window taacaaaacaaaatatgaagcTCAGAACTGGATCACTTGGCCCTTTCTCTTCTTATTTCCTCCCAGCTCAAAAGGCTTGCATCTCTTAATAGCCAGCATTCTCTTAGATCTGCAGTTCGGCTCAACACATCCAAGCCTCAGCACAATCTTCTTTGTAGTTTTAGCCTTTTTCCGGAAAGTCGGCTTGGTCTGCCCACCGTAGCCAC containing:
- the LOC137208985 gene encoding large ribosomal subunit protein eL42-like; protein product: MVNVPKTRRTFCKKCGKHRPHKVTRYKKDKDSPYAQGKRRYDRKQSGYGGQTKPTFRKKAKTTKKIVLRLGCVEPNCRSKRMLAIKRCKPFELGGNKKRKGQVIQF